From the Salvelinus sp. IW2-2015 unplaced genomic scaffold, ASM291031v2 Un_scaffold1690, whole genome shotgun sequence genome, the window CTGAGTAGGTCAGCTTTAGGGACGCTAACTAAGTCTATGTTCGGCTAATAGTGTAGAGCTAGTggtaccaacagatgcatgttttCAATACTAGATAGTGTACGCAGCTTAGGGGAACCCATCAGTAGCATGTTCAATCTTAGATAGTGTACAGCTAGGGACTTCACACAGATGGCATGTTTTCGAGTCACGGACCAGACTGATAGTTCTTTTagtttctcctaacctgctatgaaaagacCCTTCTGAAGCCAAAACCACTGGCTTTGTTGTCATATGATCACTTCAGACATCAGAGAATCCAAATTTGTGTTTCACATTTCAGCATAGCAAAGGCTTTTTTTCAATACCTATGCTGCATCTAGTTACAATGATTACATCATACTCCAGAGTTGCCCTTTGAACCCCAAGTCATATTTTCAGGCAGAGCTATTTGGACCCAGGTCTGCTAAAGCTCAAGAAGGAGAAATGTGGTGTTGGGCAACTCACCCTCGTTGATCTTGGCCATGTCCATGCTGCCATTGCTCATCTGCAGGGTGGCCTGCAGCGCTGGGAGGAGCTGCCGCAGCAGGGCGGGGTCTTGGAGAAGGCCCGAGGCCTGGGATTGGACAGAGGGGGACACAGAGaccatggaggaggaagaggagggggtggggttaGAGCCAGAGGCTTGGTTCAGGCCCGGATTGGTGGAGGAAGATGACTGGGAAGGAGCAGTGTTGGAGGACGACTTGTCCCCTGAAGTACTCTCTGTGGAGGGAAAGGAAGAACAAGACTGAAGAGACTCTGGCTTGATAGATAGGATGCACCTCTCTGTGGTTCAGACAGACTTGCTGTCCTCGTCTCCATTTTGTTCATTGAAAAGGTGATAGCCATAACGCATACAGTTGTCAAGtcttttcagatcagtgcagaggaaggagaggacgagGAAATAAGTCACTTCATACCATCGACACGCGGCCAAWTTCTAAGACTGTAGATGATTTCACATTTCAAAGGTATAGTCATACTATAACAACAAAGTTTTATTTAAAGAATCAGACATCAAAATCCAGATGTGGTTAGTGTATCTGAATCTTAGACAACAACTCCCATAAACGACCTCCTCTGTAGATTTCATACTTACTTGTGGTGGCTGTGTCTACAGACTCTCGTCTGTAGTCCCGGTCTTTAGGGAACGTGTTGGACTCTCTCTTAGACGGGTCTTTTTGCCTTTGCTCTCTGGACACAACGAAATACAGAAACTGAAGGTCATTGTCAGGGTTAYATTTAATTAAACAGTGTTAAACTGCTGGTTGAATACAGTATGGGAGTGTTAATGTCAGAATGTGTACTCTMCCAATCTAAGTTATGGGACCTTTCAGCATGCTATAGTTCAATCGATGAGGTTCAGAAAWATGGAATATTGGGCCCCCGGGCGGCCATATTGGACTGTATTGCGTTTTAAGGTAGAAACGGAAGAGTTGAGGCTAAAGAGAAGAAGACTATGACGTTTATGAGtgagacattgtttttccattggtcGAGACCTTACCTCTCCAGCCAGTCTTTGGGCTTCTCCCACTGGGAGACCTCAGTCCTGCAGTTGTAGTAGTACTTCTTGCCCGAGGAGCTGATGTGCTCCGACCAGTCATCTGCAGGCTCGTGAGGCTGAGGGAAGAAGGCACAACATAAAGGTCAACTAACTAACACTAGCGTAGGTTTAGCAGAGTGCACAAACATTGGGTTCAAGTAGGACTACATTTGGAAAATCAGGTTAAAAGGCTAGCGGCTAGTAATCAGATTCTAGTGTGAAATCCAGTGGGAGATACAGGGgtttgtaaagtaagcatttcactgtacacctgttgtatttggcacctgtgactaataaaatttgatttgacttgctcAATAAAGTATTAGGTCTAACGTTGGGCCTCTCATGCTTATAACCATTTTACAGTTTATATGGGGGGGGGGATAACACTTTAACCTTATTTGGAGTTAGATACAAATATTTTGAATAGAATAAAGCAATGTTATAAGACATCAAGTCTCTGTATGGCCATTGTCAGTCCCCAAGCCCTTTCTCACATCCAGATGTATATCTATAGACCTAKCCCTATTAATAAAAGCAAGCTGATCCTGCACACTATTTAGGCTAGTCTGCCTCAATCAAATGTGGTTGTCAGGGTGTATGTCTACATGCTGAAACTCTGCATATCTGTGTTACCCTGCCGATATAGAGGAWAGATTTACAGCTGGGGCTATGAGGATGTGCCCAACAGGGCTAGCAGTGATACTTGGCCAGGCTCAGGGCCATTMATCAGGTAATTTCTTGACAAAAGTGTATGCTGAGCTAACCCTTCAGTTCCAGGGGCTGATAACTCAATGAGAAAGTAACTCTAGTCCATTGTTTCTCTGCAGATGAGGGGTTTGTTTCTGGTTGTGAATGTAAACWTGATAAAATMATTTATATGCttaaagataatgattaaataattctaccctgaaacttaaccattagggattataggttatgtagcatgtataAGGAATAATTAAAGTATTAAACACAAGTCCAACTAGGTTGGACTGGGAAAGTGAGAAATGTGTGTGCCTAAGAAAATAGACCtggctagaactctgagaaacacatgataggacagggagtacttCAAGGTTtctctaatctcgggggaatggaactgtcggttGGGCAGTGATACACAGTGCTGAGAACTCTGGAGAAGGATACAACTCACCTACTGWTCGTGTGTACGaatgtgcgtaggatatctactgtttgaaAGTATGTGCGGAATTAAGGAGCATGgcataaaatggatgtctttgtattcttgactttagaacgttctctgaataaactgtactaaccttttgcatAAACTGAGTCTTTGCctgattattattaaacccatggtcttacaaacctcggggattggtcaaagctattaattgttagttattatcattgggattgaaaattctcacGACAAGGCAAAAATACAAAAACTCTTGTgagctgaagaaaaaaaaaagtctcTTAATGGACAGATTATCATGAGGATGGATGGAGACAAACACCAGAGAACGATCATCCTTTACACaacatcctgacagagctgattgacataatttgtcACACAAAACTGAACTGTAAACAAKCAGCAGTCGTTGAGCTTGTCCTGTGGCTCAGAGACCCATGATGCTTTACAACCCCAGCCTGGTGGATGCCTACTTTCAGAAATCATTGGTTCAAGTACAAACAAGGTATCTTACTGTGTCTGACGCCTTGCTTTGATTTGAGTGCGAGTTGGAGCTGTGGTTGTGAGAATTCTCTTGCGGAGAGCAGCTGGTCCCTTTAAAAGAAACGATATGATGAGAACATTTACAAAGGAGACCACACTATTAGCAACCATAGACATGACAGGTTAGGCTACCCCCTATCCAATAAACAAAGGATGTTTGCAGTACCATGGAATTTACAGCACCTTTCCATTTCATGAAGTACAAAGGTACAGTGTGTCAAAAATGTATACTTTAGTGCGCAAGAGAATCATAGTAATGTAGCTAGCCTAGGTGCACTGCAGTTTCTTCAATCTACAATACTCTCTCATTAGACAAGACAACGTTGAGTTTACTAGTTAAAAAAGCCCCTGTGGAACTTCAGCAACATAACTTCTCATGTTAATCTTGCATTGATGTCTGTGTATAGACTTGAACAACAGTTTTGTGTGGATATCTTYAGTCATGAATTGGGCCTTACAGACTCAACGTCTTGTTGTGTACAAGTAGCTATGCATGTTTTGAGCAGGTGTCATGTATGCGGAAGTAGTCCAAAAGCTTTCAATAGCCCAATTTACAGTGTAAATCAACAGTTTGATGTAGGCTATttcaagcctggtcccagatatgatggtgctgtatagccaactcctagGGTTGTTTGGCATAACAAGGCCCACAGGAATTGGCTAAACAGCATAAACatatctaggaccaggctaagaTATCTGAACTGGCTAATAAAAAGTAAGCTTCTCTGTGCACACAAGCAAAAACATTTAAGTAATAATACCAAAATACAGAGAAAAGGTTCTTTAGCTAGGTTCTTTCTCTTTGGGCTTACCACCATCTTGGCCTCGGAGTgtgtgaaatgtttttgttttgctgtgtccGTCACTGTGCTTATTGACTGGACTTTCATCAGAGTGTCGGAGCATTTTGTAGGGTGGTGTAGGATCTGACAACCCATCTCGCAATTTATCGTGACGGTGAAGGGTGGTAGATTGACTCTTGGGCTGGGATTTGTGGGTCTGCAATACATATAGGCTTGTGTCAGTCAACATACAACGTTTCCTCTTTATGGATGAACACCTTTCCACCCACTGACATatgatactgtaggcctacttccTACTCTTGACATTGATTGTGCTGTACTTTTCATTCCTGCCTAGCTATGTATGCACAACCTTTAGTAACGTTGTTTTTTGCACAGCTAGCAAACTAGCTTCCTTAACCCACTTATTTTTGTCTACATTTGTAAATTTCTTGTACTGCAATTTGAGCCATTTTACGTATTCTAAGTTACTACAATGGTTACTAAATCCACCCTTTGTGCAGTATTCAGACTATCAAGATAGATAGCTAATATATTAGATGGTTATGCTCCATTTGCTATYTAACTGGCTATCAAGGACTGTatttaagttagctagctattgcGTAAAgataaacatagctagctaacgttagttggctaacgACTASCTGGCTAATGTTACGTCAAGGGAAATACAGTCGGCAGCTAGGTTGTTGGTTAACTATTAGTTATTGTTCAACATTATTAACTAACTATTTGTTGCCCAACTTGTGTTCACTGACGTTAACGCTATTTTGCCAAATCCTGAGCCAAGGCTTTTGAGTTGCAAAACTAAAGCCAMCTAAAGGCCTGCCTGCCTTACGAGTTAacgtacgttagctagctaacacacttgCTAATTRCGTAGCTAGCTAGCGTGCTATATTCACTTGCTTTACCTGATAGGGTTGTGAATCCCTTCGGTCGTTACACCTGAAATATAGACAAAagaaagttagctagctataggcACACATTTGAAATGTTGATGCTGCAAAAATATGacactagctaactagttagccactGTAGCTACTGACGTTAGTTACCTAGCGACAACGTAGTTAGCTAGTTGTAMCTAACTAGCTAGATAAATGAAAACCGTAGCTACATAGCTAACATTATTATGTCAAGGGAAGGGTAGAGCTGTCAAAGAGAAGTGACAAAATGTATTGTCGTTTACCCATCGCTGAGTCTCGGTTGTTTCCTTGTATGCATTACCATCAATGccgtgttgatgtgtgtgtgcgcgagggGGTGAACTATTGACAACAAAATATTATTATCGTCTTCAGTTAATTTATCTTGGTGATGTCTCGGTAATTAGTTAGCCAGCTGGGAAGCCACCAACTAGATTTGCACAGTGGATAGCTATGTTGGCCTTTGGTCCATTATTTGCTCGCCTAAACTGCACAATCTCTTCTGTGCAGTGCCAGTGAAAGGAAACASGCGTAGCAATGAAATCAGCCCCGCCTCCACATTTAGCTATTTCCGGGATACTCCCTTGTCGRAAAAGGTTCGCAAACCCTTCAGCTAATCAATGATTTGCAATGCAGTCAGACRAATTGCAGTGGTTGAAATAACAACAAAGCCCACCTCTGAGAATACACATGGCCAATAACATTTGATGCTAAAAAAGTATTGATACAAGGGGTAGGTAGGTCTTTGCACTTTCCCTGCCCCAGCCCAGTATGTCTGATAATCTAAAGTTAAACAACTCAAAGGGCACAATGCAACATGACAGAATTATAAACCAACCTCTAGTCTCTACCCTAGTGTTTTTCATTCGTCCATGGGCTGTGCACAGTACAACCCATTATAACTAATCAAAGTATTAAAAGTTAATTGAATTTCATAGCACTAGGCTGAGACAAAAGCCCACATACACTTGCCCTTCGGTACCAGTAAGAACACAGCCCGGATAGCCTTTTTTTGATTGACCCTGTTCTGTATAACCTACTGATCAGGACCGATGCTGTCTTTCTGTATCCTTGTCTGTCTGTATAGGCCTAATGATGAGGTGACATCAGACCATCCCTTTATCTGGCCTTGATTACCAATGCCCAGTTTAGTCCACTCAGGTCTGAAGGAACCAACGATATACAACTGATTGGTACACTTTTAAGGGGAAGGAAACTGGTGAAAGTCGCATTGGGCTAATACTGTCTGGTTCAGACTGGCTCTCATTGCTTGTACTGTATTTTTGTCTCCTGTTCTGTTTGCATGTGGATGTTCAAATGGACMCCCACCTTCTCTCTGGTGAGTGTTACCCTATTTGGACTGTACTGAGCTTGCTGAATTGCATATTGACAGCAACTTTATTTACACTTTTTTTAATCCTATAGCTCTAGAgaattgaaaaacaaacaaataaatgaaGAATAATGAAGAATAAATGCAGCACTTTAGACACGAACAGGAtgcaaacttttttttatttcaccacaGCTAGTCTGATTTATTAAGCACCATTTCTTAGTTTTTCCTATTCTCTTTAAATGAATGAgtcttttttttttgggggggggggcacacaatacacacaatacaatagTTATCAATACAATAGTTATCAATACAATAGTTAGCCTCTGTATTCCACAGAGGCTGATTGATCTGTCTCAGTGTACAATCAATCAATGATGCCATATGAAGGACTGAAAAGCTGTGATTCCGTGGTGAGAGAATAGACTTATATAATTGGGTGAGAGTGAACTTACACTTCAATGACATGGCGCCATGTGGACTGTAGAAAGATTGTGGACTATTGAAAGACTTGCGTTCAATGAGGCTATGTTTACACAGACAGCGTAATTATTTMtctttttttttcactaattggtcttttgaccgatcagatcagctctgaagaAGATCCGTATGTAAaacagatctgatgtgattggtcgaaataccaattagtggggaaaaaaatatcagaattgggctgcctgtgtgaacgcagcCTTAGAGTCACAGAGAGTTCTATCTGAAATCAGTCGGGtaccacacaaaacaaaataatagaCTTTCAAAACAGGAcatgtcccatagggcggggcacaattggcccagcgtcgtccgggtttggccgaggtaggccgtcattgtaaataataatttgttcctaactgacttgcctagttaaataaaggttaaataaataaaaatgttttcaaaaagGACATATCATAGCCTATCTTATCCACTTGGTGGCAGCAATACCATACAAAGAAACACGACTTCGGACCACAGCTGTTTCCTTTCATTGTTCTACTCCTTTAAGATCTTCATTAAACATCTGAGGCTGAAACTCCACAGAACAGGACAGGTTCACCGTATGCTCCAGTAAATGTCATCTCTGATAATAGGTCAGATCATAATTCTGTAGTCTTTTGTTTAGGAATGACGTGCCAGCCAATGCAACTATCCAAGTTGGTCAACCAGTACATATCTAATACCGATtgataatgaaaaaaaaaaaatacttgccttgatagaaaataaaaggATGAGTGAATACAGCCAAATGTCACTACTGCATGCAGATATCAACATTCTCAGAATGCTATCTTTCCACAGACAAGGTGTATTGCTGAGTCTTTCCACTGGACCAGGAGGTACATTTagaggagtgtgtttgtgtgatggagTGACCTGTGACCTGCACAGCATTAATATTTACCCTGAAAGTCAGACTAGACCAGTGTGTGTAAAGGAAGACTTTGACTATTTGGGCAAACTGACATGTAGATGTCATAAGATGGTATGTTTGGGAATACCTTACATGGGCTCCCCTAGCTGATGTTTTCACCACACCCTTGGTTTGACCTCTGACACCTTTTGACTCCTCCCTCATGATCCCTGACCTTGTCCTCTGCAATGATGGGTTATTTATGACCCTCCCACTGACCCTCTTgtaaatggagggagaggagtgtgatCTCTGGGATGAAACCTATAATGGACAGAAATGAGGACATTGCGTTTCTAAAAAGGGTGATCATGGAAAGGAGATTCCACCAACTGGTCAAGGTGAAACTGGCTTTATCTACTGTGATGTTAACGGCAATGCTACAGTTATGATATACTAATGATATCTGAGAACGTTTATCACGTACAATTACAATATGTCATAGTGTGTAGCAATGGAAACGCAAGAGGGATCCACTGGGTAKtattcactaggaaccaactCAGGCTGAAACGAGGAGGGACTGCCTGAACCTTTGCCTCGTCTCTTCGTTTTCCCTTGCAAAACgctttttgctacggtgtgcacagTGTACATCCCTCTTGCATTTCCACAACTACACGCTATGACCTACTACTATAATAATGAATAGGACAGATGTACATCGTCTGTGATGTACTGTAATAGTACCCCCACCGTCACAGTTCTGAATCCGGTTTGGAAGAAGGAATGGATATAGAGACAGAAAGATTTTGTAGAGGAGTACAAGTGTCcccatactgtatatccattgacTATGTCACTATTACCTATCTGAGGCAAAGCTTTGTTTTAAAGAGATATTATTTATTCTATACAGAGTGAAATCATGGCGGACCGTTTTCAGCATTAAGATAATTCATTTCACACCAATGGGTAATGTTTCAGTTTGGCTACAATTAATGTCAACTCtaacactgaacactgaatatTCCCACTCTCCCATAATCCTCTTTTTTCTTttagttttgtagttttctattcaatgccaattcagtatccattgacttaggactcaaattgcagcttctatgccttccactagatgtcaacagtcttcagaaattgtttcaggcttgta encodes:
- the LOC112071706 gene encoding WW domain-containing adapter protein with coiled-coil codes for the protein MVMHTRKQPRLSDGCNDRRDSQPYQTHKSQPKSQSTTLHRHDKLRDGLSDPTPPYKMLRHSDESPVNKHSDGHSKTKTFHTLRGQDGGTSCSPQENSHNHSSNSHSNQSKASDTPHEPADDWSEHISSSGKKYYYNCRTEVSQWEKPKDWLEREQRQKDPSKRESNTFPKDRDYRRESVDTATTKSTSGDKSSSNTAPSQSSSSTNPGLNQASGSNPTPSSSSSMVSVSPSVQSQASGLLQDPALLRQLLPALQATLQMSNGSMDMAKINEVLAAAVTQASLQSMLHKLLTAGPSAFNITALLSQAAQHSNQAALQASQSPISLTSDASSPRSYVSPRNGTPQTNLLTQKPLLSMPPAASQPKVTPVKPGPVSQQASAEKRPEDPRTLQQRSGQGSPPPGPNGSHSAPNAASGLTSPPGSFTPSLASHFDENLVRHIQNWPAEHIEKQAARLREDAHNMGSLYMSEICTELKNLRSLVRVCEIQATLREQRILFLRQQSKELDKLKNQNSYMV